CCACAGGCCCCATTGCCAGGCCCAAGGGATGAAATCTTGTTAAAACCGCAGACCGGTCTTGAAAGGGCCCTCAATCTTCTATCAAAACACCTTCGGCCTCAAAACGATAGGTTCTTTTCGGAGTGGTAATCTTGGCCAGCTTCTCTTTTGTGGCACCGGCATCGGCAGCATAGTGCTTTTGCTCATCCACAGACATCTCTTCGACAAACGCCTTGCCGCTCACCACCACCGTTTTGCCGGCCACGTCAGTGGGCACAAAAAACCCATAGTCTTTGAACTTGACGAACACCTGGCTGCCATCTTCCAAATCCACTTTCATCCAACAACCCTTTGCCTGGCAGACCTCGGTAATTTGACCGGTTAGCTGCGTAGTTAATGTGTCGTTGGCAGCAAGGCTTTTATAAATACTGCTGTTGAGCGCCATTTTATTTGATTTTTCAAATGTCTTTCCAAAAAATGAAACAGTTTCTTGGGCATTCAATCCAAACGCCATGAAGAAGCCTACAAAAACAACAATCAAAATGTTAAATAATTTCATATCGCTTAAAAATCTGTAATGTCTTAACAATTTCGGGATTTAAAATTAAGAAATCGTCAAACAAAAGCTAGAAATGGCTAATTTTATTTTTTAATTGATTATTAGGAATGGAAGTAAAATCTAACAACATTACGGTTGAGCGAACCAAGCGCTCAAAAATCGACCAAGTAGATTTTGACAATTTGTCATTTGGCAGCGTATTTGCCGACCACATGCTGGTCTGCGATTACAAAAATGGTGAATGGGGCGCCCCAAGTGTGGTACCCTACCAGCCCATTGAGTTGGAACCCTCGGCCAAAATTTTCCATTACGGACAGTCAATTTTCGAGGGAATGAAGGCCTATAAGGATGACCAAGGCGGTGTTTGGCTCTTTCGACCAGAAGAAAACCAAAAAAGGCTGAACATATCGGCCAAGCGTTTGGCGATGCCCGAACTGCCCAAAGAGATATTTATGGAAGGCTTGGCGACCCTTCTCCAAGTTGACCAAGAATGGATACCACAAACCAAGGGAAGCTCATTGTACATTCGTCCTTTTATGTTTGCTTCCGGAAATGGTTTTCATGCATCACCGGCAGATGCCTACAAGTTCATTATTGCCTGTGCCCCTTCGGGCCCCTATTTTTCAGGCAAGGTAAAGGTCTTGATAGAAGAACGTTATTCGCGGGCCGCCAACGGGGGTGTTGGTTTTGCCAAGGCGGGCGGCAACTATGCAGCCCAATTTTACCCCACCCAATTGGCTGTTCAAAAAGGGTATAACCAAGTTATCTGGACCGACGACAACACCCACGAGTACATAGAAGAGGCCGGTGCTATGAATATATTTGTCCGAATCAACGATACCCTGATAACAGCACCCACCAACGATCGTATTCTTGATGGCATTACCCGAAAAAGCATCTTGGATATCGCAGCAGATGAAGGAATTGAGACCGAGGTACGCAAAATTACGGTGGCCGAGGTCATCAATGCCGCCAAAGACGGGTCTTTAAAGGAAATGTTCGGTGCGGGTACCGCAGCCGTGGTGTCGCCCATCTCGGCCTTTGGATATAAAGAGGTGGACTACAATCTACCGGAATTGGACCAAAGCTATGCTGCTTTGCTCAAAAAACGAATTACCGATATACAATATAACCGCGGTGACGATAAGTTCGGTTGGCGATACCGGGTTCTTTAAACAAAAAATAAAAAAGCGGCGAAAACGCCGCTTTTTTATTTGTCCAGTATGGCCTTGATATTCGGTTTAAAGTAGTTGGGGCCTTTCAGAACCTTACCGTCCTCTCTGTAAATGGGCTTGCCATCGTGTCCCAATTTGCTCATGTTGCTTTTCTGGATTTCCTCAAAAACCTCTTCGATCTTGTGTTGCATGCCATGTTCTAAGATTGTTCCGCACAAAATGTATAACATATCACCCAGGGCATCGGCCACTTCTACCAAGTCACCATTATTGGCTGCCTCCAGATATTCCTCATTTTCTTCGCGCATTAGTTTGTAGCGAAGTAGGTTCTTGTCTTTGCCCAAATCGGCCCTTGGCTTTTGGGAAACCCCCAATCCGAATGAATGATGAAAGAGTTCGACCGCCTTGATTTTACTTTTCATTAATAGCCTTATTACGTTAGATTTGCATAAAAATATAAAATATGTTCAGTACTGGACAGTTGATTTTTGCCGGTCTATTTCTTGTCTGTTTCGTGTTTATCATCATCAAAGCCTATGGAAAAGACAGGCCCCTACACAAAAAAAATTACAAGGGAATTCAGTGGATCATAGCTTATTTTATGATTTTCATACTTTTTTTGTTCTTGGTTAAATATTTTATGAAGAACTAACGAAAAGTGTTGCGTACACCACAAAAATTAACCTTTACACAACAATATTACCGTTTCGTTCGTATAATAAAGGAAAAGACGTACTTTTGTATCGAACAATCAAACCATGATTACTTTTTTTAGCATTCTTTTTATTTTATTGGCAATCAATGCTTTGCTGTTGATTTTCAGTGTGAATGGCGCTAAAGACATGTTCAAAAAGCCTTTGCGAAAAATTTCGGATACTTCGATTGCAAAAGTTCTTCCCCGCGAATATTCCGAATCAGAGTACAAAAAAGCAGTTTAGTTTATACCTTTAAGGTGTGAAGCAATTGTTACTCGTTTTTCTGGGCGGAGGCGTTGGAAGTGCCTTGCGATATCTTATCTCAAAATTGCTGAACCCCGTGCACCCTTCCTTTTATTGGGGCACCTTTACGGTAAACATTTTGGGTTGTCTGTTGATTGGGGCCATATTGGGCTACACATCCAAAGTAAACCTTCTCTCAGAAAATCAACTGCTCTTATTGGCCACCGGATTTTGCGGGGGCTTCACCACTTTCTCTGCATTTGCCTTTGAAAAACACTCCTTATTAAAGAATGGCGACTTCATGCCTTTTTTCATCTATTTGGCCTCTAGCATCATTTTAGGCATTTTGGCCGTGGCCCTAGGGCTTTGGCTTTCGACCAAAAACCCTTTCTAAACCCTCCTTTCCAAATCAAAATCCCGAGGTCTGATTGCGGTTGCCTCAATTTTTATCCTTGAAGTGTGCCATATCTCCGGTAAAAGATTGTCTTATCAAAATAATTCATTCCATAATTCATAATTTTAATTGTTTTATATATATACCCCCTAATTTTTAGGGGTTAATTTTTTATATAATTAAAAAATTGAAATTACTACCCAATTTTTTTAGGGGTATTGTTTTTTAAAAATATATTTGAAGTAGAAAAAACCATCTTAATTATGAAAAAAATCGAGGCAATCATTCGAAAATCAAAATTTGATGAAGTGAAAAAAGCACTTCACCAAATCGAGGTCAACTTTTTTAGTTACTGGGATGTTACCGGTGTGGGCAATGAAAAACAGGGGCATGTATACAGGGGTATTTCCTATAGCACATCAGATATACAGAGAAGGTACCTGGAAATCGTGGTTTCTGACGAATTTTTAGACCGCACCATCGAAACCCTGTTCGAGTCTGCCGCTACTGGCAATGTGGGCGATGGAAAAATCTTTGTGTCAGAGGTTTCAGAAGTGTATCGAATCAGAACAAAAGAAAGCGGCAACGCTGCCATTAACTAATTAAAAACCAACTAACAATATTTACTATGGACGCAGGAGTATTTACAGCTAACAATGTTTGGATGATGATTTGCACGGGGCTCGTGTTTTTCATGCACCTAGGATTTTCTTTCTTGGAAATCGGGCTTACCAGACAAAAAAATACGGTCAATATTTTGTTCAAGAACGTCTTTATCATCTGTGTGGGGCTATTGCTTTACTACATAGGTGGCTTTAATTTGATGTATCCCGGATTTGAAAACGGCGATAGCGGCTTTTTGAAGTTTGCAGGTTTCGGGCTTTCCATTGCAGAAAATGGACTAACACCAGACTACGCAAATGGCGGATATACCTACTGGACTGATTTTCTTTTCCAGGCAATGTTCGCGGCCACTGCGGCGACAATCGTATCGGGAGCTGTGGCCGAAAGGATAAAATTGGGCAGTTTTATGGTGTTCACACTTATCTATATAGGCCTGGTATACCCTATAGTAGGTGCATGGAAATGGGGTGGCGGCTGGCTCGACAACATTGGATTCTATGATTTTGCCGGATCTACCCTGGTGCACTCGGTAGGAGGTTGGGGTGCCCTAATTTCAATTTACCTACTAGGCCCGAGAGTCGGAAAATTCGACGAAAATGGAAAATCAAACGCCATCCCCGGACACAATCTGCCGTTCGCGGCGGCCGGTGTACTCATTCTATGGCTGGGTTGGTTCGGCTTTAACGGTGGATCGGTACTTTCAGCGGACCCCGCTGCCACTTCACTGGTCTTGGTGACCACTTCTTTGGCAGCAGCAGCAGGAGGTGTTTCAGCCTTTATCACTTCATCGGTGATGTACAAAAACTATGATCTTACCATGTTCTTGAACGGAATATTGGGCGGACTTGTGGGCATTACGGCCGGGGCAGATCAAATGTCTCCCAACGAAGCGGTCATCATCGGTATCATAGCGGGTGTTGTCATCGTTCTAGGGGTGG
This portion of the Flagellimonas lutaonensis genome encodes:
- a CDS encoding DUF4920 domain-containing protein — its product is MKLFNILIVVFVGFFMAFGLNAQETVSFFGKTFEKSNKMALNSSIYKSLAANDTLTTQLTGQITEVCQAKGCWMKVDLEDGSQVFVKFKDYGFFVPTDVAGKTVVVSGKAFVEEMSVDEQKHYAADAGATKEKLAKITTPKRTYRFEAEGVLIED
- a CDS encoding branched-chain amino acid aminotransferase → MEVKSNNITVERTKRSKIDQVDFDNLSFGSVFADHMLVCDYKNGEWGAPSVVPYQPIELEPSAKIFHYGQSIFEGMKAYKDDQGGVWLFRPEENQKRLNISAKRLAMPELPKEIFMEGLATLLQVDQEWIPQTKGSSLYIRPFMFASGNGFHASPADAYKFIIACAPSGPYFSGKVKVLIEERYSRAANGGVGFAKAGGNYAAQFYPTQLAVQKGYNQVIWTDDNTHEYIEEAGAMNIFVRINDTLITAPTNDRILDGITRKSILDIAADEGIETEVRKITVAEVINAAKDGSLKEMFGAGTAAVVSPISAFGYKEVDYNLPELDQSYAALLKKRITDIQYNRGDDKFGWRYRVL
- a CDS encoding nucleoside triphosphate pyrophosphohydrolase family protein; this translates as MKSKIKAVELFHHSFGLGVSQKPRADLGKDKNLLRYKLMREENEEYLEAANNGDLVEVADALGDMLYILCGTILEHGMQHKIEEVFEEIQKSNMSKLGHDGKPIYREDGKVLKGPNYFKPNIKAILDK
- the crcB gene encoding fluoride efflux transporter CrcB, with protein sequence MKQLLLVFLGGGVGSALRYLISKLLNPVHPSFYWGTFTVNILGCLLIGAILGYTSKVNLLSENQLLLLATGFCGGFTTFSAFAFEKHSLLKNGDFMPFFIYLASSIILGILAVALGLWLSTKNPF
- a CDS encoding P-II family nitrogen regulator, whose amino-acid sequence is MKKIEAIIRKSKFDEVKKALHQIEVNFFSYWDVTGVGNEKQGHVYRGISYSTSDIQRRYLEIVVSDEFLDRTIETLFESAATGNVGDGKIFVSEVSEVYRIRTKESGNAAIN
- a CDS encoding ammonium transporter, coding for MDAGVFTANNVWMMICTGLVFFMHLGFSFLEIGLTRQKNTVNILFKNVFIICVGLLLYYIGGFNLMYPGFENGDSGFLKFAGFGLSIAENGLTPDYANGGYTYWTDFLFQAMFAATAATIVSGAVAERIKLGSFMVFTLIYIGLVYPIVGAWKWGGGWLDNIGFYDFAGSTLVHSVGGWGALISIYLLGPRVGKFDENGKSNAIPGHNLPFAAAGVLILWLGWFGFNGGSVLSADPAATSLVLVTTSLAAAAGGVSAFITSSVMYKNYDLTMFLNGILGGLVGITAGADQMSPNEAVIIGIIAGVVIVLGVALIEKIKLDDPVGAVAVHLICGIWGTLAVGIFGAMASLDQFLIQLAGVAAAAAFCSVTAFVTLYAVKKLSGIRVSELEEIEGLDLHEHGMDAYADFRMNQH